The following is a genomic window from bacterium.
GTCGCGGTAGACCCGGCAGTCTGGGTCGATTTCGCGGCGCCGGAGCCGGTCCAGCGCGGTCCGCCGCGTCTCAGGGGTGTCCGGCGCCCCGTCCATCCCGACCAGGTTGTAGAGCAACTGCCGGCAGCTCATCGCCACGGCCGTTCGCTCCAAGCCGCACGCGCGCAGCCTGGCGTTCACGGCGTCTTTCGTCACGAGCCCGAGGAGGATATCGGTCGCGGTGTTGTCGCTGACGATGATCATCAGCGTCGCGAGGTCGCGAAGCGTGAGCGACGTGCCCGCCGACAACTCCTTGAGCACGCCGGAGCCGGGCGACTTCAGGTCGTCGGCCAGGGTGATGCGGTCGTCGAGCGAACGCCGGCCGGCGTCGACCTGCGAGAGCAGCTCCGCGAGAATCGGGATCTTGAACACGCTCGCCATCTGGAACGGCTGGTCCGCGTTGATCGCGATCGTCTCGCCGGTCGCGAACGCGTGGACGTAGACGCCCATCGTCCCGTCGAGACGAGACACGATCCCCCGCAGTCGTCGTCGAAGCTGGTCGGCCATCGAAATCCCTCCCAGGGGGGCGTGAGGGCCTGAACCCGCGGTCGTCGTCCGGCCGGGGCGGACCCTTCGCTCTCGTTCCTTCTGGAGGCTCTCCGTCGAGACCTACCGCGCGAGACATGTCCGTTCACACCGCCCACAAAGGAGAGGACGGTTATAGAACGAAGTCATGCGTAACCCCCGCCCGTCGGACCGCGAGGCCGGCTCCGGGAGAGCGGGGACGCGGGGACGCCGCTGCCGTCGAGCACGGCGGGCGGCTCCAGGAAGCGGTGAGATTCCATGGCGCAGTGGACGGTATTTCCGAACAGCGTTCCGCCCGCGAAGACCACCGCCCTGGCCGAACAGATCGAACACGACGGCGGACATGTGCTCGCGGTCTACCGCGAGCCGCTCGGGGAGCACTGGCAGATCTTCTGTCTGCTTCCGATGGAGAAGGTCGAGCCGACGCCCTATCAGCGGGACCTCTCGCCCACCCACGTGAAGCGCCTCACCGGGGTGGTGAAAAAGCTCGACCGATTCGTCGACCCCGTCGTGATCATGTCGCCGGAGCCCGGGCGGTACTGGACGCCGAACGGGAACCACAGGCGCGAGGTCATGCGAAAGCTCAAAGCCGAGATGATCGCGGCGATCGTCGTGCCTGAGCCCGAGGTCGCCTTTCAGATCCTCGCGCTGAACACCGAGAAAGCGCACAACCTCAAGGAAAAGTCGCTCGAGGTCATCCGCATGTACCGGGGTCTTGCCGCCGCCGAGCCCGCCCGGGGCGAGGAGGACTACGTCTTCCAGTTCGAGGCGCCGCACTTCATTACGCTCGGGCTGCTGTACGAGACCAACAAGCGGTTCGCCGGGGGGGCGTTCGCACCGATCCTCCGGCGCGTGGACAAGTTCCTCGCCGGGACCTTCCGTAAGACGCTGCCCGAGCGAGAGGAGCGCGCCGCGTTGGTGCGCGAGGCCGACGAGACGCTCGGCGGCGTCGTCGAGAAGATCAAGCGACGTGGCATCCGCCATCCATACGTCAAGAACTACGTGCTGGCCCGGACGACGCCGCTCACGCGGCAGCGCAAGACGCTGCCCAGCTTTGACCAGACGTTCAAGAAGCTCCGCGCGAATCTCGAGGCGTTCGATAT
Proteins encoded in this region:
- a CDS encoding chromosome partitioning protein ParB; its protein translation is MAQWTVFPNSVPPAKTTALAEQIEHDGGHVLAVYREPLGEHWQIFCLLPMEKVEPTPYQRDLSPTHVKRLTGVVKKLDRFVDPVVIMSPEPGRYWTPNGNHRREVMRKLKAEMIAAIVVPEPEVAFQILALNTEKAHNLKEKSLEVIRMYRGLAAAEPARGEEDYVFQFEAPHFITLGLLYETNKRFAGGAFAPILRRVDKFLAGTFRKTLPEREERAALVREADETLGGVVEKIKRRGIRHPYVKNYVLARTTPLTRQRKTLPSFDQTFKKLRANLEAFDIGKVRYEDIQRSAIMAAPAAE
- a CDS encoding serine hydrolase; this translates as MADQLRRRLRGIVSRLDGTMGVYVHAFATGETIAINADQPFQMASVFKIPILAELLSQVDAGRRSLDDRITLADDLKSPGSGVLKELSAGTSLTLRDLATLMIIVSDNTATDILLGLVTKDAVNARLRACGLERTAVAMSCRQLLYNLVGMDGAPDTPETRRTALDRLRRREIDPDCRVYRDPGTNMTTPREMGRLLEAVVAPTLNGGGGGNGPLSETVCRGMLDIMRRQQVRDRLPLLLPASVEIAHKTGSVSRVSNDAAILYAPKSTCVVTVFTRDLSDDLKGRMAIGQVGRAVYDAYTA